A window of Variovorax paradoxus genomic DNA:
GCCTGCATCGGCTGGCGGCGGCGATGTCGATCTCGATGCGCTGCTTGGTGAAGAGCGGGTGCAGGCGCTCGACCTGTTCGACAGGCTGCAACTCGAAGCCGTGGTGCGCGTGTGCCGCCAGTCGCGCAGCCTTTCCGACGCGGGGCGACAGTTGTTTCAGGCCTCGCGCACGCAACGCAGCGTGGTGAACGATGCGGACCGGCTGCGCAAGTACCTGGTCAAGCTGGGCCTCGATTGGGGGCAGGTTTCCGCCGGGCCAACGAGCTGACCGAACGGCACCATCGATGGGCTATCCTCCGCCCGATGGCCATCTCCGCATTCGTCGTGAAGGTTCCCGCCGCCGAGCCCATGGCCGGCGATCTGCGCCGCCGCTACGACGCAACCGTGGCACTCGGGGTACCGGCGCACATCACGGTGCTCGTGCCCTTCATGGACCCCGCGCTGATCACTGCAGACGTGCTGGATCGGGCACGGCGTGCGCTGACGCGGACACCTTCGTTCGCTTTCTCGCTGAACAAGGTCGGTCGGTTTCCAGAGACCGCCTATCTGGCGCCCGAGCCAGCAGCACCGTTCATCGAAATGACATTGGCGCTCGC
This region includes:
- a CDS encoding 2'-5' RNA ligase family protein; this translates as MAISAFVVKVPAAEPMAGDLRRRYDATVALGVPAHITVLVPFMDPALITADVLDRARRALTRTPSFAFSLNKVGRFPETAYLAPEPAAPFIEMTLALAKTFPDFPPYGGEHEGVIPHLSVAHGHARDAQEAADELNVRLLASGAVHAHCTEVTLIENSSGRWRDLHVFALPEATS